In the Pocillopora verrucosa isolate sample1 chromosome 4, ASM3666991v2, whole genome shotgun sequence genome, ataaaaatcctatacatgcaattcgctactctatctaaactaatgaattattacgtgttatgcatatgtttgacaacgtacgatatcaaataatctggtggcttaatttttgaaaagataagttttcaataagcgtttaaaggagtcaacagattcggcgttttttatgcattcaggtagttggttccacaaatacggtgctgcgtaggagaatgctctttgcccatacgttttagttcgaattgttgggacctcaagtagattcatatttgatgaacggaggtttcgtgctggaatatatcgactaagaagttcaacaagataggttggagccatgtcatttagtgctttgtatgttatcaacagtatcttgaattgaattcgttttgtgaccgggagccaatgaagtttcctaagtataggtgttatactgtctcttgatttggcaccgactaacaagcgggcagctgtgttttggatccgttggaatttttcgatgtcacaaatcggtagaccgtacaataggctattacaataatcaagtctcgatgagataaaggcgtgtatcaatctttcattttgctgcgtCGAGAGGTATTTACGAACGCGaccaatatttctgattgcTAGAGACGACGATTTACAGATGGAATTTATATGCGAGCGTAAGTTCATCACAGAATCAAGCATGACGCCTAGGTCTCGGATagtattagataaattaatgatatcatctccaatattgatattacagaaaggaggattttttgagaagcgtgagaggaaatgaatgatttctgtttttgaagggttgcactgcaatctgtttttcttggcccactccatgattgcattaacacatgatttcaatctttccatgcctagcattctgtcagaggagtttatctttatgtaaagttgcgaatcatcggcatatatcatacagtttaggccatgttcagcaacaatgtcttctgtaggcgaggtatacattagaaagagtagtggaccaagtactgatccctggggtacgccgtaggagatatgtcgaggcttagagatggagtgtttgatcttcactgactgaacacgatgttctaggtatgatttgaaccattttagtgcGATACCTCTAAGTCCGAAACGTTTCTCCATTCTTTCAAGTAATATGTTATGGTCGATCGTGTCGAACGCAGCGGAAAGGTCTAGCAAAACAAgtactacttcttctttttgatctaCAGCTCTTAGGATGTCATTTGAgacttttattaaagcagtttcAGTGGAGTAGTATTTGCGGTATGCTGACTGCATCGCTGGAAATAACTGGTTCTCGGCCATAAATCTGTATATTTGATTTGCGACCACCCTTTCGattgtttttgagagaaaagataGATTTGCAATCGGTCTGTAATTTGAGAGACAGTTCGGGTCCAATGAAGGCTTCTTTAAAGATGGACATACCAGGGATTGTTTTAACTGATCAGGAAATTCTCCGTTAGCCATGGAGGCGTTGATAATCTTGGTTATAATTGGCGTCAAGTGTGGAATTGACTTTAGAATTCGTGTTGGAATGGGATCCAGTTGACAAGACTTAGTTGGAGATTGAACAATAAGTTTGTGAACAATATCAGCAGATACAGGTTGAAAAGTTTGGAACGACGAGGTGACTGGATAATTGACGTTGATGTCGGGTGCTTGGGCAGTATGGGAGTCCAAATCCGAtcttattttctcaatttttttgataaaaaaatcgttgAACGTTTCGGTCAATGTATCCAATGAATCATTATTAGGGAGTGCAGCAATGTTCTTCGATAAGAATAGGCGAGATACCATCTTGAatagttgtgattggtcagaggAGCTGATCAGAGTCCGATAATAGTTTGTCTTTGTCGCTGTTAGAAGATCATTGTAGTGTTTGCAggaatcaataaatatttcttggtgaATTTGAAGACCAGATGAAATATATCTTCTTTCATGACGACGTTTGTCTTGTTTAGCCTTACGAAGTTCATCAGTATACCAAGGAGAATGCGGTCGCAGAGTGACCCATCTCTCGCTCACAGGAGCATGTTGATCAAAGATAGACGAGAGATTAGTATTATATTGTGTAGTCAGCTCAGTTACACAAGACTGTGGATTAGTAATGAGATTAGATTCTTCGATGTCTTTGATCATACTAGCTAAATCGAGCCTTTTGGTGTTTCTGTGTTTAACATGTAGTGTAGAAGGTTTCGGTTTTGTACATTTCACCTTACAAGTAACCAAATTATGATCTGAAATATTGTCGGCTGATAGAATGCGAACATCCGTTATAACATTATTCTCTTCACGAGATAATATCAAGTCCAATGTGTGGCCCAGGCGATGAGTGGATCCAGATACATTTTGAATTAGATCAGTGGACTCAAGGAGATTAAGAAAGGAGGCAGCTTCAGGATTTGATAGATCATCAACATGGTAGTTAAAATCACCGGCAATTATAATGGGCTGCCTTGATAATGTAAGTTCTTCAAGAAAAGATGAGAATTCTTGCAAAAAGCTATTTCTAGTGTTGTTCTTTTTGCACAGAGGAGGGCGATAGAGAACAATTAAACGGAATGTCTCACTTTTGTTGGATATGCTCACATCTAAGTACTCAAATGAGCTTGTGTTCATGATGGAATTTTGCAGTACGGTATAACCATCTCGTATCAACAAAGCGACTCCGCCGCCCTTACGATTCCTTCTTGGTATGTGGTGGAGTTTAAAATGCGGAAGAATGTTGTTGATGTCAGTAATAACATGGTTGTCATCCTCGGTTCCTTTAAGCCAAGTCTCTGTTATGGCCAGGATGTCTAAATGGTGGGAGATGACCAAATCGCATAAATgagttgattttttaacaatcgAACGCACATTGAGGAGAGCAAAATTACTGGTGGATTTGGTTCTCGGTAGATGGCCAACGCGTGTGATAGAGATGACATTGTTGatgtttcttgagtaaattttctttgatggtcGTCGATGCGTAGAAACAATGGTTGGAATGTAACAACATTGAGAATCttcgttttgaataattaaatcttcCATCGGTTGAGAAATTGCTCCGAAGTCAAATTGTGACAATAAGAAACCCATTTCAGGACCAGGGTTAGAAGCAATGGTTCTCGGTAGATGGCCAACGCGTGTGATAGAGATGATATTGTTGatgtttcttgagtaaattttctttgatggtcGTCGATGCGTAGAAACAATGGTTGGAATGTAATAACATTGAGAATCttcgttttgaataattaaatcttcCTTCGGTTGAGAAATTGCTCCAAAGTCAAATTGTGACGACAAGAAACCCATTTCAGGACCAGGGTTAGAAGCAACGTCACCAGCCAAAGTAAGACGAGCTTGGTTGAAGGTGGTAGTTGAGTTAGCGTAGTATTTGACTTTGGATGTGTTGTAACCTTTAGGTCGTAGACAAACAAAGCGAGGCCGATTAGTTGTTGAATAACGAGGTAGTAATACAGCAGAAATCCACTTGTTAGGATACAAACAATGATTCTTGCAAATATAATCCAAAGAGGAAATGTTTAGGCAATCCATATgtcgtttttcaattgaaataatataaagaactgtgaaaaaaataaagaaaatcaagcagCGATATGAAGCACGTCCGTTACCCATAATTACCATATGctgaatgccttgtatgccttgtatgccaagtatgccagtgtcttagttgaaaaacgcaCACTCGTAGTAagaagcaaaatctgaaatctgaaagcAAACTGCATATATCCTATGTaagtgagactgaagaacaaaactctaatggatgcaaactgcttgagTTGGATCGCTTAAACCAAATATGTCCGGTGTCATTGTTAACCACAAGCAAGGGAACGGtgtatttgtaaattttggGCGCATTCGAGTAGGGAGGTCTTTTGATGATGGGAAATCCCTGGCTGTTGAATATATTGGACTTCACGCAGAAgcttatttcacaattttcttcaATGGCTCCCAAATGTTGAGAATATCCTATTGGACAGGTTTCAGGCCATACAGACGGACTAGACTGTTTCACAAACAACTCCAAGCCTGAGTGACCTGCAAAGTAGCAAAAGACAAAACGGATAAGCAAACGAATGAAGGAAGATTTAATCACTGTCTCAAACTGTCTCGTTATGTTCGATAATAGAAAACACAGTTCTAATTCAGATATGAGCGAGATTAACTGGGATGGTGGAACGCGAATGGTAAGGTCTCAAGGTATTGGTTTGGCCTCCCCGCAGCAGGGGCGGAGATGAATGACAATGGCTAAGTCGTGTTCAGGCTTTGCAGCGAAAAAGAGAGAACCCGAGATAGATGTTGGCTTTGTTCCTCGATCGTTCGCTTAAGCGCCTGATAAAGAAATTTCGTGTAAAATCTCTTTCATTATTATCTTATCAAGGTGTATCGCTAGATGCCAACAAGCGTTTCCCATATGTAGCGGATTCTGAGTGTCAACATCTACTACCTATgttgctttatttctttacgGACAGTTTGCCAAATTGAAACCAGAAAGTCGAGCTCCACTTTCATTTGGCAGTTAAATGCTCTATGCCACTAAAGCTTTATAAAGTTGCTTTCAGATAAAATTGCAACAAAATGATATATTGAGAGATCCCGGGCCTCAGATAGCACAACTATTCCAAAATCGTAACCACGAGAAAATAAGAATCGAATGCACCTGCTGATCTTAAAACAATCAGgcaattttagttttaagaaTTTCTAGCAATCAAggcaaaaaaaaggaagaaaatgaaaccaTTAAGCTTAAGGGTCTATTTCAATGTAACCCTTCAACCTCTAACAATGataagtatctaatttctcttcacagtcTCAATCCTTATTCAAACACCAAGGTCACgaatagaaaagaaataatcatttaTCAAAGAACCTCTTGACCGATAAATAATTTCTCTTAGTCGTTAACATAGGAAATGTCTCGGAGAGAGAAGGGAAAATATGCCTACCAATGTAAGGGtgtaaaaagggaaaagaaggaGACATACCGTTTGATCCTTTAGCACCGTCCGCTGCTTTCTTTGCAGCCAGAGGATTACCAGTATTACAACTGAAGAAGCCACCAAAAGGGACCGACTGCGGGAGGCCTAGCTCGTAGTCATCGCTCACACAAACTTGCATGGTGGCTCCGAAGCGTAAGGCGTAAAACTTCATTGGACAGCTGTGATGTTGTGTGACTGGGTTCTTTAACACATTGCTGTAGAGTCCCCCAAAGAGATACCCTGTATTACGAGGTACCGAACCCTTCGCAACACACCAGTAGGTGTCGTAGCTGGCGAATCCGCAATAGCTGTCGCAGCTTTTAAAAATCCACCATCCGTGGCACTCAGTATAGCAGCTATCGGGTGTGCGACCTTGATGTACCATGACTGGTTCATAACCACTACTACAAGAGTAGTCGGCCGTGAGAGGGTTCTTCTGGAGAAAGGACCCACAAGGATTACTGGATGGAGAGCCCTCACATTGACACGTTTGATAAACGCCCCCAAAGGTGTAGTTATTGGTTGGGCTCTCGCAAGATCCATCGTCGAGGTTGGCCTGAAAGCTGAAGTTCGGAGAGTCCACTTTGGTGCAACCTTTAATGGTATTGTGCTTATAGTACTGCTTAATGGCTTTTTGGACAACGTTGGTTAATTTGAAGACCAGTTCTTCGGACAGTTCTGGTACACTTCCGGGTGTAATTGCAAAATGAAGAGGGTCACCTGACCGATCAATTGCAACCAGTTCGTCCAATAGTTGGTCTTCCCATTTATTGATGGTAAAATTCACCCTGAATGGAGGTCCTCCAAATGTATATACTGTGGAATAAGCGATGTTTTGTTTGTATTCATCCAAGACTTTTTTGTCAGTTGTCTGAGTATAGCTAGCACTGGCTCCAAACACCCCGAAAAAAGATGCACTCGCGGCTGCTGTGATCTTACTTTTATCTTCACTGAAGTCAGCTACGAATTTCTTTGTCAAGTGATCCACTTTAGCCAGGGCTGCTCCGGCCTTGACGCTTGAAACATAATGCGTTCCGAAATCTCGAACCAATACTTGCGcgagaaaatttgcataagcAGTATTGTTATGGTGTAAGTGAGAAGCGATCTCGAGCAAACGCGACTTGAACGTTGCCTGTAGAGGGGCATCGGGCTGGAGTTTCGCCGTGTATAAAACATGGCGTAGTTGTGCTCGAGTGGTTACAGTCTTATCTTCCACTTGATGTTTCTTCACTGATTCGAACTCAGAAGAAAACGAACCACTTACGcttccaaaaccaaattttccttCAGCATTGATAGACTTCGTTGTGGTGGACGAATAGTTGTGCCAGTGATCGTACATTTCAGCAAATACATGCACTTTGCTCTCCTTGATAGGATACAGGATCACATCATCGGGAATGAGATACTTGCCGTCGTCTGAAGTCTTGCACTTGGAGTAATTCATCACTGAAACAGCGCCCATATGAACATTTCTTAGGTTGTCCCAGCCGCTTCCCGGAAGAACCTCGAAGCGATAAACTCCGTTTGTAAGAGGACAGTTTCGTGGATCGCCAACTGGAAATCGTGGTAAGGGATTATTTTCAGCGTAAGCAAGATCGGATCCAAGAAAGAccaaagaaacttgaaagaatCCAAACGCTCGGTAAAACCCAGCCGATAGCGCCATCATAAATCTGATTAGAAACGAAAGTATGTATGACTGTCACGTGATTCAAGAGAGATTCGGTTTAGAATCAATATTTACTTCTGTTCCATCCCTTACAGGCACGTTCAAGGCTCATGAACAAACATCGAGTCTTACAAGTAAAAATAATCACACAAATGAAACCTGAACGTTTACGTAGCACACTCTATGTTCCTCCTTGTAAGTCGTTGTTTCCCTTCATTCAGTTATTCCACTGGCAAATAATtttgcaaagagaaaaaaatcaggcGTTTATCGTGTTGAGTTGGTTTCAATTATGCGTCTCGGGAAactaaaacatggaaaattttttaattgaacacGAATAATTAAGATCGTTTTCATCTTGGCAGGTGTGCTATTTGTCCAACATCTACGTGCGTCAAAACAATCTGCAAATAGCATAACTTAGCCTCTTTCGTCATGCAACGAGCGTGGAACAGAGCAATAAACCTGAGTCTATATTGAGAATGTTTTACAAGCTACTGAGAACCGCTATGGTAACGTTACTAATTACTAAGCTTATACGCGTCacgtgtcctgcatactgctaggatcagcgatGTTGAGAGCATTGTGCGAGTGAACAGAATGAGggacattaaaaattaaaaagataaaacaaatgaCTTGATCTCATCTGCCGCCGCATTGGGTGATGTCCCGAAAATCCCTTGCGAAGTAGACAAAATATAACTTATCATCCGAACATCTATGCctttaagaattaaaattgcATGTGTATCGTCAACGTCTCAATATTTTGAGTAATTTCCTGCGAAGTGCATAATTTTATTGTGCTAAAATAACGTGGTTTGATAGAAATACAAAATCATACGACAAGACAATACTCGcaataacagagaaaaatatgtcCGTCTTGATCTTATCATGTTAACCAAACCACTCTATACTTTTCTATATTTGTTGAGTGATTTGACTTATCTGATGTAAGGATGTCACTTAGTATTGGAAAGTGAAACGGCACGTATACTGTTCCGGTTAAATACTTATGTGACAACATCACTTGACTCGTTGAAGTCAGAATGCCTACATAAacctttgcaaatatttttctttaatgtgTTAATACAAAGTTTTGGCAACATGATATGTCATTATTTTGAAGTGTAGATAAGTTGCTAATAAAGTGATCAAAATATGGATATCATTCGAGTCTATCAGTTTGTCCAAGTCTTGATACAATGTAAGATTTTAGgtataaaaagaaacaacaacgtCAAGTATAAACTTGCCTGATAAACCATTGAAGAATTCACAACCAAAATCAAACATATTATGAACATCATCGTGCAAAACCAAgccaagttaattttgtttttctagaagCTTCATAATTATTTGAGACTGCTTTTGTTGCATTAAGGTAAACATCTGCTGAAACTTTGCATCTGCTCTTGCTGCTGCTTAGTCTGTTCCACCAAGACTTTCATCATATGCTGATGTCGTTTTCTTGATCGATCTTCCCGTTTACCCTCAACATCAACTCGCTGGTTTTGCAgctgaaattcttcttctttccacttctAAACAAGATCATTTTTTTCGCGCAAATATGCAATTGCGTCACCTCCACTTCTACGACCTTTTTACTTTGGCTTTACTTTCTCCTCCTCTTCGTTTCGCTGCCTTTTCTGTGTTCCGCTCAGGCTTTCTAGTGCTCTGTTTCTCATTTCCGCTGCTTTTGCGTTGTCAGCTTTCTTCTTATCGTTCTCTAGGGTGTCTTCAGCTGCAGCTTCTCTTTCGGCTATTTCTTCCAGAGCCCTTTCCATCTCACTCAAATCACGTTCAATTCCACTTGCCTTCTCTTCGTCTTTTATCGTTGCTTTAAATTTCTCACTCAGCAATGtgtatttttctctaaaagcaCGGTTACCGACTTTGAATCGAGGAAGTTTAAGGCCGTTCAGATTGTTTGCCATTTTCCCTAGATTTTGCTTTTAGAAATGCTTACTTTTTTTGTACTTTAAGTATTCAAGTACTAAAATTTCTTGACACAAGCAATTGTCATGTTCCTCGGTCCACTCCACGTTTGACTTGAAAAACCACAATAATATCTAGCTTCAgtgattttttccttaaacaaactCGGGTAAATTATCTAAATTAAAATTCCTTGTTTAGTTTTAATATTCATTAAGAATATGAACCGAAAACAACCTACTGGACTATTTCCTTTGAACTCGTCTCAATTTAAGCTTATTTGAGTCACGAACTTTTGGAGCTGTTTTGAAggagaaagaaacttaggtcAGTTTTCGCCTTTAAATGAGTTCTATAACCATTTACATTTGTCACAAACTAGGAAAAATGTTGACAGCTCATCATATATTGAAAAAATACGATAAATCCATTTGAAATGACCTTAAAATAAGAGAAACTTACTCATGTTTTAGACACTTCGTTTTGACGTCACATACAACGCTACTAGGGACCTTAGGATACCAGGACGGGAAGCTGGGATGAGTCCCGTCGTGCCCGCCAAAGACAAAATACTTAAGCGGGTTTTAGGGGACCTTAAGATCCGAGGACGGCGGATGTCTACGACAGCGGGCGGAAGTTTGAATGCGTGTTTACCTACTTCCGGTAGCCGTTCCCCGTAAATTCCAGCCGTAGGTGTGTTGTTTGCGACGTTAAAACAACTAGTTTGCCGTTTCGTACAAAACGTGAGTTGATTACagtgtttttataaaatttcttttataattttcgaATATTTTGCGCATTATGGAGTCAATGATATTTTGATTCGTTTGCCTACTCTTCTGGGTGTATCACAATGAGTGCATATAAATCGTTCACGCACTTTCTgcgaaaatttatttttgcgaAATGGGTCTTTTACTCAAcgaaaaagtcaattttttttgttcgaaGTGGCAGAAACTACGGTTtatgtttgcaatttttttaaagccaaATATGGTCAAATTCACAACTCATATAACTAATTTGATAAAGGATACATACGGCGACTACCTGTCATCTCTCTCGCAGAACCCTGCAGCGCACGTTGGACATGTTTACACGGTGGCGGGTTTCCGGTTTTCTGGGATGTGCGCTCCTTTTTCATTCGTTTCTACAAACCGAGAGCCTTGCACAGTCTAGGCAACCAAAGGTCGGCAGAGCCACAGTGTGGGTATAAAGATGGGTCGACCGCCTTCAAAAGGTACGTGACAGTTGTCCAACCAGAGGAACTTTCCCTCCCTTCCCAGAACGCCCCAACTACTTTAcaggaattttgaaaatgagtatCGTGTCCTTGTTATCTTCCTTATATTACAGCCCTGAGAAATATTTGCTGACAGCTTCACGAGGCTTAACAACCCTTAAAATTATAAAACCCTACGGCATATAACTTTTACGTGGGATACTTACTATAAGTCTAATTATTGGACACCCTCTTTCTTTTGATACATGCAATCTTCGGCGTTTCCGGCTCGCAAGGGATTGGGGGAAGCCTGACCTCTGGGAACGAGATTAGAAACTTGCAGGCCATAAGAAACTCATTTGGAGCGTGAGAAAATCTGATGGTCAGGTTTGAAAGATTCTCTTCTTGTTTATATCCAAATTCTAACGTCAGTATAATTTCTCTGTATATCTATTTATGTCTTTATTCGtctattcattgtttttcaacgTGATTCAATGCAAAATAACTTCTCTAAACCGACTACTGAAAAGGCAGAATAACTTTTAAGATTATACCGAAATCAACAGAGTTCTATATAAGTATTTAGAGAGCACAACTTAATAATCCACTGTTTGTGCGACACAATatggagaaaattttcaattgagtgttatAATCcaagattgctttggttttgttcttCTTCGATCTGTAGTTGTTGCAGAAAACTCGACCAACAAATTATAACCAATTCACGACTCagtcgctcgcgttttcccgcgcttgaggtAATTCGGTGATCTTTaatttaagttctcattggctcttagagtatttttcttccttctgattGGTAGttctgataattttggttttggcTTAGCGACACTCAACATCATCGTGTAAACAGGTGTAACAGTACTCTGTCAAACAAAACCTCCTGTGCTTACATTGTCTGCGCCTCAAAAATTATGGTTAATTCTTCCATTTCACTTACATTAGAACAAGAGCTGAAAACAATGTCACCTCAAAAACGAATTTACGGGAAAAACTGAGACAAAAGATCAACTTCAAAAACGCTTATAGAAACAACAAGTTATTATCAAATTTCCTATCTACGTTTCTCTTTGAATGGCCTTCCTATCTACGTTTGTTAagtttgggaaaaaagaaaaaagttcctGGGTAATTCAAATTCGTAGGCTTCCTTGCTCATTAACTGCGTCGCACTCAGTGGGAATCAATGGCTCCATCAAACCGCTACTCTCTCTTTGAATGGTCTTATGGCGACGCCAGCCAATGACCATGACTGCGATCAGCAATGCTGTCACGCCGAATGTAATACCAGCCATGGCCCCGGCACCCTCGGCATCACGGGAACTCTGTGAGGAAGACGTTTGTTTGCCATGAGTGGTAGATTTCACGTTTTCATGCGCAGGACCATCTGGGTTGGTTTCGGCTGCAAGTTCAGCAACAGAGCTGGATGCGAAAGAGATACGAGAAATGGTTTATTAATTCCCTGAGAAGATCCAGCTCGTTGGAATAATAGGGACAGTCAGTTCATTTAGCTGTGCTAATAAATTTAGTTTCCTTGTCTCTTGATTTGTTATTATTCTGTTCGTTGGTTGGTCAACAAGTTTAGGGACATAGAGGGAGAGTGAgaggtgggggtggggggggggggggggaaacgaGGATTTTGGTTGCGTCATGATAAAATTCAGATGATCTTCCCGTGAGGCTTTGCAGTATTCTCATGATCCCCTTCCCCtcactggcagtcaattttctattccCCCCCCTTATAAACTCTGCTAGAAACTACTGATCCCCTCGCAGTTTCCCCTTAAAAGATTGTGATCCCCTAAAAATCTTCCGAcccccccccatcccctctCCTCTCGGAACATGGATATAACCAATGATCTgaacgacctaactttactAACCGTTGAGATCTAAATTGACGAACTCTACCCGAGGTTAAAACTAATGATAACACAGAGGAACCTGTGCAGTCATTCGACTAGCAAACGACCCCTCACTTTACTCTGATGATGGCTTTTACTGTCACTGACAATAGGTTTCCACCATGTAGTATTCTACTCAGTACTGACTCTACTCAGAGAATGACATTCCCGTCACTCACCTTTTAGTGGCCAAAGCCCAAAGTGTTGAGTTGGATCGTTTTGACCAAATTTGTCCGGTGTCATTGTTAACCACAAGCAAGGGAACGGtgtatttgtaaattttggGCGCATTCGAGTAAGGAGGTCTTTTGATGATAGGAAATCCCTGGCTGTTGAATATATTGGACTTCACGCAGAAGTTGATCTCACAGTCTTCTTCAATGGCTCCCAAATGTTGAGAATAACCTATTGGACAGGTTTTAGGCCACACAGACGGACCAGACTGGTTCACAAACAACTCCAAGCCTGAGTGACCTGCAAAGTAGCAAAAGACAAAACGGATAAGCAAACGAATTAAGGAAGATTTGACCGCTGTCTCAACCTGTCTCGTTGTGTTcgataaaagaaaacacagttCTAATTCAGATATGAGCGAAATTAACTGGGATAGGTGGACGCGAATGGTAAGGTCTCAAGGTATTGGTTTGGCCACCCTGCACTAAGGGCGGAGATAAATGACAGTGGCTAAGTTGTGTTCAGGCTTTGCCGCGAAAAAGAAAGAACCCGAGTTAGATGTTGGCTTTGTTCCTCGATCGTTCGCTTGTGCTCCTGATTTAGAAATTTCGTGTGAAATCTCTTTCATCAAGATCTTATCACTGTATAACGCTAGATGTCAACAAGCATTTCCCATATGTAGCCGATTCTGAGTGTCAACATTTACCTCCGCTGTTGCTTTATTTTCTGCACGGATGGTTTTATCTTTCGGCACCCGATGGCTTTTGAGTTTATGCGACTCGAAAGTGCACAAAATTATCTCGGTCATATTTTTTCTAGTTCTCATAAATGCGGTCATATTCCCTAACCATTCATGGACTTAAAAAGGTGTCGTAGCTTCTCACCGagctagaagaaaaaaaaaacttatcgatTGATACCAAACCAtgactttcaaaatttccttcatAGTCGGAAGAAAATAGTACCGCAACACAATTGGAAAAGCCGAACATTACTTAGTTAGAACAAAGTTTCATGGGAAACAtgttttcaaggaaaaacgaaagaaaaagccA is a window encoding:
- the LOC131778139 gene encoding macrophage-expressed gene 1 protein-like, coding for MMALSAGFYRAFGFFQVSLVFLGSDLAYAENNPLPRFPVGDPRNCPLTNGVYRFEVLPGSGWDNLRNVHMGAVSVMNYSKCKTSDDGKYLIPDDVILYPIKESKVHVFAEMYDHWHNYSSTTTKSINAEGKFGFGSVSGSFSSEFESVKKHQVEDKTVTTRAQLRHVLYTAKLQPDAPLQATFKSRLLEIASHLHHNNTAYANFLAQVLVRDFGTHYVSSVKAGAALAKVDHLTKKFVADFSEDKSKITAAASASFFGVFGASASYTQTTDKKVLDEYKQNIAYSTVYTFGGPPFRVNFTINKWEDQLLDELVAIDRSGDPLHFAITPGSVPELSEELVFKLTNVVQKAIKQYYKHNTIKGCTKVDSPNFSFQANLDDGSCESPTNNYTFGGVYQTCQCEGSPSSNPCGSFLQKNPLTADYSCSSGYEPVMVHQGRTPDSCYTECHGWWIFKSCDSYCGFASYDTYWCVAKGSVPRNTGYLFGGLYSNVLKNPVTQHHSCPMKFYALRFGATMQVCVSDDYELGLPQSVPFGGFFSCNTGNPLAAKKAADGAKGSNGHSGLELFVKQSSPSVWPETCPIGYSQHLGAIEENCEISFCVKSNIFNSQGFPIIKRPPYSNAPKIYKYTVPLLVVNNDTGHIWFKRSNSPHWVLATKSSVAELAAESNLDGPAIIGMDPKQSSRDAMGAGAAAGMTFGVTALAGLLIAVMVIGWRRHKTIQRESSDLMEPLNPPGYGAINEQGSPRV